AAAGTAAATGTATTATTTTTTTTTTACAAAAAAAATCATTTATAGTAAATTTAAAAAAAATATTACTCCAAATTGTATTATTATCTATAATAATAACATTATTTTTAATATAATTTAAATCTAGTAATTTATTAAATAATAAATTTAAATTTTTTTTTAAAAAAAAAAATTCATTACCTGCCATAATATAGCAAAAATACTTTTTATTATAAATATTTTTGTAAAAATTATTAAATAATTTCTGATTCATTTTTTATTTTTCGTAAATAAATTTTGTTATTTTTTTGTTACTATATTAAAAACCTTATGTGGTACATATATTGTTTTTATTATTTTAATATTGATTAAAAATTTAGAAATTTTATCATAAGATAATATATATTTTTTTATATTATTATCTTGATTATGATATTTTTTTGGAATTGAAAGAATATATTTTTTTTTTCCATTAATTTGTATAATAATATTAAAATTTTGTTTTATTTTTGTGTTAATGTTTTTAATAACTGGCCATAATTGATGATCTATATCATTATTTTTCCCCATATATTTCCATAATACAAAACAAATATGAGGTGCAAAAGGATATAACATTTTTAATATGATTAATAATCCATCAAAAATAATAATATAATCAAGATTATTATCTATTTTATATTTTGTAATTTTTTTAAATAAAATTATTATAGAAGATATTACAGTATTAAAAGACTGATCTTTTTCAAAATTATTTGTTACATTAATAATAGTTTTATTTATACAATCTTGAATAATAAGTTGTTGTTTATTATATTGAATTAATTCTTGATTTTTTTTAATTTTTAGATAATTTTTATATTTTTGATTATATTTATAAATAAATTTCCATAATTTATTTAAAAATCTATACATTCCTTTTATTCCCGATTCTTTCCATTCTAAATTCATAGTTGGAGGTGCTGCAAACATAATAAACATACGTAAGGTATCAGCTCCATATTTTTCAATTATATCTTGAGGATTAATACCATTATTTTTAGATTTTGACATTTTTATCATGCCATGATAAACTAATTTTTTACCTTTTTTGTTAATAAAAATATTATTTTTTTTATCAAAAATAACATTTTTTAATTTAACCCAATGATATTTTTTTTTATTATCTATATAATAATAAGAATCAGATAAAACCATTCCTTGACATAATAAATTTTTGACTGGTTCATCAATATATAATAAACCAATATCTCTCATTAATTTATGAAAAAAACGAAAATACATCAAATGCATTATAGCATGTTCTATACCTCCAATATATTGATCAACAGGTAACCAATATTTAGCTTTTTTTTTATTTATCATACTTTTTTTTTCATTATTGCAAGTATATCTTGCATAATACCATGAAGATTCAATAAAAGTATCAAATGTGTCAGTTTCTATTTGTCCCTTTATACCTTTGTTATTATAAGAAAACCATTTTAAATTTTTTTTAATTTTTTGATTATAATTTTCATTTATATTTTCATTAAAAAATTTTTTAGGAAAAACTAAAGGTAAATCATTTTCTTTAAAAGGTAAAATTTTTTTATTATTTTGTATAATAATAGGTATAGGTGTACCCCATAAACGTTGTCTAGAAATACTCCAATCTTGTAAATGATAATGTTTTTTATAACATGCAAATTTATTTGTAATTAAATTATGAATTAATTCATTATTATTTTTAGTATTTTTTGAAACATGTAATAATTTTTTCATTTTAAAAAAAAGAAAATTATATTTTTTAGAAAATATTAAATCTTTTTCATTATATGCCGGTATACCAGCTATTGCATTAATTGTTGTAATATTTGTTAAATAATTAACAATAATTATTGGTATTTTTTTTTTTATCAAAATATTATATGCAAATAGATTACTGTTAAAATCTATTATT
The Enterobacteriaceae endosymbiont of Donacia crassipes DNA segment above includes these coding regions:
- the leuS gene encoding leucine--tRNA ligase, whose product is MKKKYSPKKIESYVQKKWHLEKTFKVTEDYNKPKFYCLSMLPYPSGKLHMGHVRNYTIGDVIARYQRMQGKNVLHPIGWDSFGLPAEIAANENNISPYVWTKNNILDMKKQLKLLGFSFDWDREITTCDPNYYHWEQWFFLKLYKLGLAYKKNALVNWCNIDKTILANEQVINNCCWRCNSIVQKKLVKQWFLKITHYAEELLNDLKKLNGWPKKVKDMQKHWIGKKEGIDLFFKIENINYQFNVFIETKYINYINDIVFIKILYNHPICKNFINDINIKNFITKCSFNNLIKNNKFSSIKIIDFNSNLFAYNILIKKKIPIIIVNYLTNITTINAIAGIPAYNEKDLIFSKKYNFLFFKMKKLLHVSKNTKNNNELIHNLITNKFACYKKHYHLQDWSISRQRLWGTPIPIIIQNNKKILPFKENDLPLVFPKKFFNENINENYNQKIKKNLKWFSYNNKGIKGQIETDTFDTFIESSWYYARYTCNNEKKSMINKKKAKYWLPVDQYIGGIEHAIMHLMYFRFFHKLMRDIGLLYIDEPVKNLLCQGMVLSDSYYYIDNKKKYHWVKLKNVIFDKKNNIFINKKGKKLVYHGMIKMSKSKNNGINPQDIIEKYGADTLRMFIMFAAPPTMNLEWKESGIKGMYRFLNKLWKFIYKYNQKYKNYLKIKKNQELIQYNKQQLIIQDCINKTIINVTNNFEKDQSFNTVISSIIILFKKITKYKIDNNLDYIIIFDGLLIILKMLYPFAPHICFVLWKYMGKNNDIDHQLWPVIKNINTKIKQNFNIIIQINGKKKYILSIPKKYHNQDNNIKKYILSYDKISKFLINIKIIKTIYVPHKVFNIVTKK